The Eubacteriaceae bacterium Marseille-Q4139 genome has a window encoding:
- a CDS encoding histidinol-phosphatase HisJ family protein: MSLRADFHAHTVYGDGRNTPAEMVKAAWDTGLTDFGISEHGFLSGYAYSEDGTFGMNDGKYRLYMEEMEELKERYRGRLNLHIGIERDSMGPLQPAEYVIGSVHQIIKDKEAVMVDESEEILKDAVNRLWGGDWYGMTADYYAREAKAAELTACDIIGHVDLITKFNQDGHLFDENCDAYLEPAMAAVRELSKSGALFEINTGAMSRGFRREPYPSPALLKEIRRLGGKIIINSDSHRTDTLAWQFQAAVRLAKECGFDGSYILAPEGGFNKIMF; encoded by the coding sequence ATGAGTCTCAGGGCAGATTTCCACGCCCATACCGTCTACGGGGACGGGCGGAACACGCCGGCGGAGATGGTGAAGGCCGCATGGGATACGGGACTTACGGATTTCGGGATTTCCGAGCACGGCTTCCTTTCGGGCTATGCCTATTCCGAGGACGGCACCTTTGGGATGAACGACGGGAAATACCGTCTTTATATGGAAGAAATGGAAGAATTAAAGGAACGGTACCGGGGACGCTTGAATCTCCACATCGGCATCGAGCGGGACAGCATGGGGCCGCTCCAGCCGGCGGAGTATGTGATCGGCTCCGTCCACCAGATCATAAAGGACAAAGAAGCCGTGATGGTGGATGAATCCGAAGAAATCCTTAAGGACGCCGTAAACCGCCTCTGGGGCGGGGACTGGTACGGGATGACGGCAGATTACTACGCCAGGGAGGCGAAAGCAGCGGAGCTTACGGCCTGCGATATCATTGGCCATGTGGATCTGATTACCAAATTCAACCAGGACGGCCATCTCTTTGACGAGAACTGCGATGCCTATCTGGAACCGGCCATGGCGGCCGTGAGGGAGCTCTCCAAATCCGGCGCACTGTTTGAGATCAACACCGGTGCCATGTCCAGAGGATTCCGGCGGGAACCCTATCCGTCTCCGGCGCTTCTGAAAGAAATCCGGAGACTGGGCGGAAAGATTATCATAAACTCCGACAGCCACCGGACGGATACGTTAGCCTGGCAGTTCCAGGCGGCCGTGCGGCTGGCGAAAGAATGCGGCTTTGACGGCTCCTACATCCTGGCGCCGGAAGGCGGCTTCAATAAAATCATGTTTTAA
- a CDS encoding cytidylate kinase-like family protein, with protein sequence MSINRDEIKELAEHIYDLDAEVYCHLGSSLGRVFNRDRERCVNELTDLLLTRPQGNLVRSELALIANMARTIEDKEERKLCMTEYNRIINAVMELPTSFAGGDVIDPKLASLNAFNLKNRFAGGEHLIICISWTYGSGGIDVGFKLSDKLHINFYDKEIFEAVLKRLDAEKDSVQEKAGYGHVHEEINKSPAEAFLPEKRLTLKQRIREFSRYHGLPKQDAVFFNLSDLVCEKAKTEDFILMGRCGDAIMTNNNIPHISIYLTAPFEQRVHRTIEVNSGLDEKKARRFLHRLDHEHARYYNFYTGRAWGNANNYDLCINTASYGIDGTVDFILRMIGRGENGG encoded by the coding sequence ATGTCAATCAATCGTGACGAAATCAAAGAGCTGGCAGAGCATATTTATGATCTGGACGCTGAGGTTTACTGCCATCTTGGCTCCTCCCTCGGCCGTGTTTTCAATCGTGACAGGGAGCGGTGCGTCAATGAGCTGACGGATCTTCTGCTCACAAGGCCCCAGGGAAACCTGGTGAGAAGCGAGCTGGCGTTAATCGCCAACATGGCCCGCACCATCGAGGACAAGGAGGAGCGGAAGCTCTGCATGACCGAGTACAACAGGATCATCAACGCGGTCATGGAGCTTCCCACGAGCTTTGCCGGCGGCGATGTCATCGACCCGAAGCTTGCAAGCCTCAATGCCTTCAACCTGAAAAACAGGTTTGCCGGCGGCGAGCACCTGATTATCTGCATCAGCTGGACGTACGGCAGCGGCGGAATTGACGTGGGCTTTAAGCTGTCCGACAAGCTTCACATCAATTTTTACGACAAGGAAATTTTCGAGGCCGTTTTAAAGCGGCTCGACGCGGAAAAAGACTCTGTCCAGGAAAAGGCCGGCTACGGCCATGTCCATGAGGAGATCAACAAAAGCCCGGCGGAGGCCTTCCTTCCGGAAAAGAGGCTGACATTAAAACAGAGGATACGGGAATTCAGCCGCTATCACGGGCTTCCGAAGCAGGACGCCGTCTTCTTTAACTTGAGCGACCTGGTCTGCGAAAAGGCGAAGACCGAGGATTTTATCCTCATGGGCCGCTGCGGCGACGCCATCATGACAAACAACAACATCCCCCACATCAGCATTTACCTGACGGCGCCTTTTGAACAGCGGGTGCACCGCACCATCGAGGTCAACAGCGGCTTAGACGAGAAGAAGGCGCGCCGCTTCCTTCACCGCCTGGATCACGAGCACGCCAGATATTACAACTTCTATACAGGAAGGGCATGGGGCAATGCCAATAACTATGACCTTTGCATCAACACGGCGAGCTATGGGATCGACGGGACGGTGGACTTTATTTTGAGGATGATTGGGAGAGGGGAGAATGGTGGGTGA
- a CDS encoding ABC transporter permease subunit translates to MREHKGAMFAIKAAAAVFLIMPLAVMFVYSLADRWISILPEGFTIQYYISTLTNQAFLMGILRGIVISALPVLITNVSVLLALYVVIVYLPNMEKVVQIFCLIPTTINGIIVATSVLSMYAGSGTVFANRVVMLACIYCVFVLPVTYQGIRNSLYAVNTKGILEAAQMLGCRKFYSYVTVVIPSIFPGLAASALMGFAGLFGDFAIIKIIASSQYETAQAFLYRNRQADTQELSSAVIILLLISLAINYAVHKSQNKQKERREK, encoded by the coding sequence ATGAGAGAACATAAAGGCGCGATGTTTGCCATTAAAGCAGCGGCCGCGGTATTCTTAATTATGCCGCTCGCAGTCATGTTTGTTTACTCCCTGGCAGACAGGTGGATCTCCATCCTGCCCGAGGGCTTTACCATACAGTATTACATTTCGACGCTTACCAACCAGGCGTTCCTCATGGGCATCTTAAGGGGCATTGTGATTTCGGCGCTTCCCGTCCTCATCACAAACGTGAGCGTTTTGCTGGCGTTATACGTGGTGATTGTCTATCTGCCGAACATGGAGAAGGTGGTGCAGATCTTCTGCCTGATCCCTACTACCATAAACGGTATCATTGTGGCGACCTCGGTGCTTTCCATGTACGCCGGGTCGGGGACGGTCTTTGCAAACCGTGTGGTGATGCTGGCCTGCATTTACTGCGTCTTCGTCCTGCCGGTCACTTACCAGGGAATCCGCAACAGCCTCTATGCCGTCAACACAAAAGGAATCTTGGAGGCGGCCCAGATGCTCGGCTGCCGGAAGTTTTACAGCTATGTGACCGTCGTGATCCCGTCGATTTTCCCGGGGCTTGCGGCGTCGGCGCTCATGGGCTTTGCCGGGCTTTTCGGAGATTTCGCAATTATCAAGATCATCGCCTCGTCCCAGTATGAGACGGCGCAGGCGTTCCTTTACAGAAACCGGCAGGCGGATACCCAGGAGTTAAGCTCTGCCGTCATCATCCTGCTTTTGATCTCGCTGGCGATCAACTACGCCGTCCACAAGAGTCAGAATAAGCAGAAGGAGAGAAGGGAGAAATAA
- a CDS encoding nitroreductase, producing the protein MSDVLEKMKTRRSIRSFKPDMVPKEILEKIVEAGTYAASGMNNQKTVIAAVTDKDLRDRLSRMNAGIMGSDKDPFYGAPVVLIVLADKSCGTRVYDGSLVMGNLMLAAHELGIGSCWIHRAKEEFESPEGKEILKSLGLEGEYEGIGHCVLGYVDGEYPGIPERKPGRVVWAE; encoded by the coding sequence ATGAGCGATGTTTTGGAGAAAATGAAAACAAGAAGAAGTATCAGGAGCTTCAAGCCGGATATGGTTCCGAAGGAAATCCTGGAAAAAATCGTCGAGGCTGGCACCTACGCGGCCAGCGGCATGAACAATCAGAAGACAGTAATTGCGGCAGTGACAGATAAAGATCTGCGTGACCGTCTTTCCAGGATGAACGCCGGAATCATGGGATCGGACAAAGATCCGTTCTACGGTGCGCCAGTGGTGCTCATCGTCCTGGCAGATAAAAGCTGCGGCACGCGGGTTTACGACGGAAGCCTTGTGATGGGGAATCTGATGCTGGCAGCTCATGAGCTGGGAATCGGAAGCTGCTGGATCCACAGGGCGAAAGAAGAATTTGAGTCGCCGGAAGGAAAGGAGATCTTAAAGAGCCTGGGACTGGAAGGGGAGTACGAAGGCATCGGCCACTGCGTCTTAGGCTATGTGGACGGCGAATATCCCGGAATTCCGGAGCGGAAGCCGGGGAGAGTTGTCTGGGCGGAATAA
- a CDS encoding ABC transporter permease → MIPTLFIVSLLIFFIIRLIPGDPARVMLGDAAPEEKVIALQEKLGLNEPIYKQYFVWIMDALKGDLGDSIIQRKPVVEVISSRVECNLILGIMSSLIIILVSIPVGVVSAVKANTWTDQILSSIAMFFAAVPTFWLGLTLMLMFAVALPFFPSSGFSSILESGDLSDLRYLVLPAITVGIPNTAIVIRMIRSGMLDLMKEDYVRTARSKGLSNMEINIKHVFRNSLISVVSSFGFIFAALISGSVITENVFALPGLGKLLTDSILQRDYPTVQGVALLLALVFMVINFLVDISYAKIDPRVRYND, encoded by the coding sequence ATGATTCCAACGCTTTTTATTGTATCTCTTCTTATCTTTTTTATCATCCGGCTCATTCCGGGCGACCCGGCACGAGTTATGCTTGGTGATGCGGCACCGGAAGAGAAGGTGATTGCTCTTCAGGAGAAGTTAGGCCTTAATGAGCCCATATACAAACAATATTTTGTCTGGATTATGGATGCCTTAAAAGGCGATTTGGGAGATTCCATCATTCAGAGAAAGCCTGTGGTAGAGGTGATTTCTTCCAGGGTAGAGTGTAATTTGATTTTGGGTATTATGAGCAGCCTGATTATTATTCTGGTGTCCATACCGGTCGGTGTTGTCAGTGCTGTAAAGGCAAATACATGGACGGATCAGATTCTATCCAGCATCGCTATGTTTTTTGCGGCAGTACCGACATTTTGGCTTGGTCTGACGTTAATGCTGATGTTTGCAGTTGCCCTCCCGTTCTTTCCGTCGTCCGGTTTCTCATCGATTTTGGAAAGCGGGGATCTTTCAGATTTAAGATACCTGGTGCTGCCGGCAATCACAGTCGGAATTCCCAATACGGCAATCGTGATCAGGATGATCCGGTCGGGAATGCTGGATCTGATGAAAGAGGATTATGTCAGAACGGCGCGTTCCAAGGGACTTTCCAACATGGAGATCAATATCAAGCATGTATTCCGAAACTCTCTGATCAGCGTAGTTTCTTCTTTTGGCTTTATTTTTGCCGCGTTAATTTCCGGTTCTGTTATTACGGAAAACGTGTTTGCTCTGCCAGGATTAGGAAAATTATTAACGGACTCCATTCTTCAAAGGGATTATCCAACCGTACAGGGAGTAGCCCTGCTTTTGGCCCTGGTGTTTATGGTAATCAATTTCCTTGTGGACATTTCTTATGCAAAAATAGACCCCAGAGTCCGCTACAACGATTAA
- a CDS encoding ABC transporter ATP-binding protein, whose amino-acid sequence MAYITFQNINKKFGSLHVLKGIDLEVEKGELLTLLGPSGCGKSTLLRCLAGLEEVQEGKIFLEGKDITDMDARLRQIGMVFQQYSLFPNMTVEQNLAFGLKIKKLPKEEIRREITDALKMIGMEDKIHAYPGQLSGGQQQRVALARAIVTKPKVLLLDEPLSAIDAKLRKSLQIEIRRIQKELNITTIFVTHDQDEAMIMSDRICLLNEGRIEQLGKPIEIYTDPKTRFAAGFIGNYNVLGPAEFRLLTGLTPAAGDSIAIRPETIAISREKQNPAGSYEWEGTVLESRSRGNVLRYTILVNGIRIYADTLFRSFSIFEDGAKVYLSVEKRNCLPVADQASGAA is encoded by the coding sequence ATGGCTTACATAACCTTTCAAAATATCAATAAAAAATTCGGTTCCCTCCATGTATTAAAGGGAATCGACCTGGAAGTGGAAAAAGGAGAGCTTCTCACGCTCCTCGGGCCGTCCGGCTGCGGGAAAAGTACGCTGCTTCGCTGCCTTGCCGGTCTGGAGGAGGTTCAGGAAGGGAAGATTTTCCTGGAAGGAAAGGACATTACGGACATGGATGCAAGGCTCAGGCAGATCGGGATGGTGTTCCAGCAGTACAGCCTGTTCCCCAACATGACCGTAGAACAGAACCTGGCCTTCGGCCTTAAAATCAAAAAGCTTCCGAAGGAGGAAATCCGTCGGGAAATCACCGATGCCTTAAAGATGATCGGCATGGAAGACAAGATTCACGCCTATCCCGGCCAGCTTTCCGGCGGCCAGCAGCAGCGCGTGGCCCTGGCCCGCGCCATCGTGACGAAGCCGAAGGTGCTGCTTCTCGACGAGCCTTTAAGCGCCATCGACGCCAAGTTAAGAAAGAGCCTCCAGATTGAAATCCGCCGGATCCAGAAGGAGTTAAATATTACGACGATTTTCGTCACCCATGATCAGGATGAGGCCATGATTATGTCCGACCGCATCTGCCTGTTAAACGAAGGGCGCATCGAGCAGCTCGGAAAGCCCATCGAAATCTACACGGATCCGAAGACAAGGTTTGCAGCCGGCTTCATCGGAAACTACAATGTCTTAGGCCCGGCAGAGTTCCGTCTGCTCACAGGCCTCACGCCGGCCGCAGGCGATTCCATCGCCATCCGTCCGGAAACCATCGCCATTTCCAGGGAAAAACAGAACCCGGCAGGCTCCTACGAATGGGAGGGGACGGTGCTCGAGAGCCGTTCCAGAGGAAACGTGCTGCGGTACACGATTCTCGTAAACGGCATCCGGATTTATGCCGATACCCTGTTTCGGAGCTTCTCGATCTTCGAGGACGGCGCGAAGGTGTACCTGTCCGTGGAGAAGCGCAACTGCCTCCCGGTGGCCGATCAGGCATCGGGCGCAGCATAA
- a CDS encoding NAD/NADP octopine/nopaline dehydrogenase family protein, which produces MEKQKVCVIGSGNGAFTVAAKLALAKYKVILWDREEFKENLNALGAEKRIYIEEEEDCQSVCLYQVTCNLEEALEEAEIILVVIPSFAFQVTARDMAPYVKEGQYIFLCAGSTGGALEFAKIFHDAGVYGKARLGEYCTLPYGCKKTEKNKVRIATSLKYNLFSAFPAKENPKVYPVAASLFENVHLAKDVMECSLNNGNILSHGPIMILNAAHTDGNPDNYHYRDGITPAVADLLDRMDEERMSVGDALGHPRVPLAESYVQKGYCPRLEVTTYKTLRGSRDFMSSAGPTSLNHRYMTEDIPFSALPVAVMGKQIGTPTPLFDALITLAGGLMGVDYWKTGRTAECLGIQGKGKEEIINFLQNGY; this is translated from the coding sequence GTGGAAAAACAAAAAGTTTGTGTAATTGGATCTGGAAACGGTGCGTTTACTGTTGCGGCAAAACTTGCGCTGGCGAAATATAAGGTAATCCTATGGGATAGGGAAGAATTTAAAGAGAACCTGAATGCTCTTGGCGCTGAAAAAAGGATCTATATAGAAGAAGAGGAAGATTGCCAGTCTGTTTGCTTGTATCAAGTTACATGCAATTTAGAGGAAGCTTTGGAGGAAGCAGAAATTATTTTGGTGGTGATCCCATCATTTGCATTTCAGGTCACCGCACGAGATATGGCTCCTTATGTAAAAGAGGGGCAGTACATATTTCTATGCGCAGGAAGTACAGGAGGCGCTCTGGAATTTGCAAAGATTTTTCATGATGCCGGCGTATATGGGAAAGCAAGGCTGGGAGAATATTGTACACTTCCTTACGGGTGTAAAAAGACAGAGAAAAACAAAGTCAGGATTGCGACTTCTTTAAAGTATAATCTTTTTTCTGCTTTTCCGGCGAAGGAGAATCCGAAGGTATATCCAGTTGCCGCTTCTCTTTTTGAGAATGTACATCTGGCAAAGGATGTGATGGAGTGTTCCTTAAATAATGGTAATATTTTGAGCCATGGCCCGATTATGATTTTGAACGCCGCCCATACAGATGGTAATCCGGATAATTACCATTACAGGGATGGTATTACACCAGCAGTCGCCGACCTGCTTGACAGGATGGACGAAGAAAGAATGTCTGTCGGAGATGCATTAGGGCATCCTCGCGTTCCACTGGCAGAATCTTATGTACAGAAAGGATATTGCCCGCGTCTGGAGGTTACGACGTATAAAACCCTGAGAGGCAGCCGGGATTTCATGAGTTCGGCTGGCCCGACATCGTTAAACCACCGGTATATGACAGAAGATATTCCCTTTTCTGCGCTGCCGGTTGCAGTCATGGGAAAACAGATAGGAACCCCAACACCGCTTTTCGATGCGCTCATCACACTTGCCGGGGGACTGATGGGAGTTGATTACTGGAAAACAGGCAGAACGGCCGAGTGTTTAGGAATACAGGGAAAAGGAAAGGAGGAGATCATAAACTTCCTTCAGAACGGATACTAA
- a CDS encoding sodium:proton antiporter yields the protein MKKFVAFCGSLGLFLLNHPMTALAAEEAAGETAAVPLWLCVPFAGLLLCIAVLPLLKAEWWEAHQPHAVVFWSLLFMLPFAALFGAGEAAETVLECLVNDYLTFIILLFGLFCVSGNITMSGDLAGSPRINVGLLALGTLLSSWIGTTGASMLMIRPIIKMNAWRKKRRHIIIFFIFMVSNMGGCLTPIGDPPLLMGFMRGVPFFWSLHLLPVLLFNMVILLFIFYKLDMRAYRSDVAAGLKPDISKPGTEVKLKGAHNLLFLVMIVAAVILSGTLPGMPMFQDAEGNVLGIRIFGEVVLGWPSVIEIAIILAAAWLSFKTTNVSIRRENHFTWSAIREVAVLFVGIFITMQPALMLLQANGSELGITEPFQMFWATGLLSSFLDNTPTYLVFLTTAGSLGFSSGMATALGTVPVKMLLAISAGAVFMGANTYIGNAPNFMVKSIADENGIRMPSFFGYLLWSIAVLMPVFLIDMFIFFL from the coding sequence ATGAAAAAGTTCGTCGCTTTTTGCGGGAGCCTGGGGCTGTTTTTGCTGAATCATCCGATGACAGCCCTGGCGGCGGAAGAAGCAGCCGGGGAGACGGCGGCCGTGCCCCTGTGGCTCTGCGTGCCCTTTGCCGGGCTCCTTTTATGCATCGCAGTCCTGCCGCTTTTAAAGGCAGAGTGGTGGGAAGCTCACCAGCCCCACGCCGTTGTTTTCTGGTCGCTTTTATTTATGCTGCCCTTTGCGGCCCTTTTCGGGGCGGGAGAGGCGGCGGAAACGGTGCTGGAATGCCTGGTGAATGATTATCTGACGTTTATTATTTTGCTGTTCGGCCTGTTCTGTGTGTCCGGCAACATCACCATGTCCGGCGACCTGGCCGGCTCGCCCAGGATCAACGTGGGACTTCTGGCCCTCGGCACGCTGCTTTCCAGCTGGATCGGCACGACGGGCGCCAGCATGTTAATGATCCGCCCGATCATCAAAATGAACGCGTGGCGGAAAAAACGGCGCCATATTATCATCTTTTTTATTTTCATGGTGTCCAACATGGGCGGCTGCCTGACACCCATCGGCGACCCGCCTCTTCTCATGGGATTTATGCGGGGCGTGCCGTTTTTCTGGAGCCTGCACCTGCTACCGGTGCTGCTCTTTAACATGGTAATTCTTCTTTTCATTTTTTATAAGCTGGATATGCGTGCCTACCGGTCGGACGTGGCGGCAGGGCTCAAGCCGGATATCTCAAAGCCTGGTACGGAGGTAAAGCTGAAAGGCGCCCATAACCTGCTCTTCCTCGTGATGATCGTGGCGGCCGTGATTTTGAGCGGTACGCTTCCGGGCATGCCCATGTTCCAGGATGCCGAGGGGAATGTGCTGGGTATCCGGATTTTCGGCGAGGTGGTGCTCGGATGGCCGTCGGTGATTGAGATTGCGATTATCCTGGCCGCAGCCTGGCTTTCCTTTAAGACGACGAATGTTTCCATCCGCAGGGAGAACCACTTTACCTGGAGCGCCATCCGGGAGGTGGCCGTCCTGTTCGTGGGAATTTTCATCACCATGCAGCCGGCGCTGATGCTGCTTCAGGCGAATGGCTCCGAGCTTGGGATCACAGAGCCGTTCCAGATGTTCTGGGCCACGGGACTTCTGTCAAGCTTTCTGGACAACACGCCGACGTACCTGGTGTTTTTAACGACGGCCGGTTCCCTTGGATTCTCAAGCGGAATGGCCACGGCGCTTGGAACGGTGCCGGTGAAGATGCTCCTTGCGATTTCGGCGGGCGCCGTGTTCATGGGAGCCAATACATATATCGGAAACGCGCCGAACTTCATGGTAAAGTCCATCGCCGACGAGAACGGTATCCGGATGCCGTCGTTTTTCGGCTACCTACTGTGGTCGATAGCGGTTCTGATGCCTGTGTTTCTGATTGATATGTTCATATTCTTTTTATAG
- a CDS encoding PHP domain-containing protein, with protein sequence MRKTMFSESGSWYKGNLHSHTTNSDGRLTSAEAAAFYKNNGYHFLCLSEHDYYTDLRDQIDGETFILLPGVEASVNLLDETGSYVKKTHHIHGILGNEAMRKAAGEKLLKHGERLIPPRFYGEWDGLKAAQDMIDTLNARGCFTTYNHPAWSRVEMDEVADLKHVWAVEVYNYGTVVECGEGYDSVFWEAMLRKGTRVGGFASDDNHNPPKFFDSFGGFVMVRSEELSHEAIVNHLMAGDYYFSAGPSIYQWGIEDGEVFVECSKAERINFIVGGPVGRSETILHHVTPLTGGRHVLRGDETYVRVECEDAMGRKAWTNAFFLEGESK encoded by the coding sequence ATGAGAAAGACAATGTTTTCGGAAAGCGGAAGCTGGTATAAAGGGAACCTGCATTCCCACACGACAAATTCCGACGGAAGACTTACGTCGGCAGAGGCAGCGGCGTTTTATAAAAATAACGGCTACCATTTCCTCTGCCTCAGCGAGCACGACTATTATACGGATCTCAGGGATCAGATCGACGGGGAAACCTTCATCCTGCTCCCGGGCGTGGAGGCATCGGTGAACCTTTTGGATGAGACGGGAAGCTATGTGAAAAAGACCCACCACATCCACGGGATCCTGGGAAATGAGGCCATGCGGAAGGCGGCAGGGGAAAAGCTCCTAAAGCACGGGGAGAGGCTCATTCCGCCGCGGTTTTACGGAGAATGGGACGGACTTAAGGCGGCCCAGGACATGATCGACACCTTAAATGCCCGTGGCTGCTTTACCACCTACAACCATCCGGCCTGGTCGCGGGTAGAGATGGATGAGGTGGCAGACTTAAAGCATGTGTGGGCCGTGGAGGTCTACAACTACGGCACCGTCGTGGAGTGCGGCGAGGGTTACGACAGCGTGTTCTGGGAAGCCATGTTAAGGAAAGGGACGAGAGTCGGCGGCTTTGCCTCCGATGACAACCACAACCCGCCGAAATTTTTTGACAGCTTCGGCGGCTTCGTGATGGTGCGCTCCGAGGAGCTGTCCCACGAGGCCATCGTAAACCACCTGATGGCCGGCGACTATTATTTCTCTGCCGGGCCGTCCATTTACCAGTGGGGCATCGAGGACGGAGAGGTGTTCGTGGAATGCTCCAAGGCAGAGCGGATCAACTTCATCGTGGGCGGCCCAGTGGGGCGGAGCGAGACGATTCTCCATCATGTGACGCCGCTTACTGGCGGGCGCCATGTGTTGAGAGGCGATGAAACGTATGTCCGGGTGGAGTGCGAGGACGCCATGGGCAGGAAGGCGTGGACGAACGCGTTCTTTTTAGAGGGGGAATCAAAATGA
- a CDS encoding ABC transporter permease, with product MLKILKKRKITLGALIFLLIILVCALFAGILSPYDPNTQEISARLTFFRSDHLLGTDNFGRDILSRIIYGSQMSLLGALGIVIFSMSLGCLLGLIAGYIRSMEAVIMRLVDSMMVFPPILLAMLFITILGSGVMNVIIAVGIYYTTRMARVIYGLTLKLKAEVYITACRSQGAGTIRILCRHILPNLISPIIVQATFTFSGALLQLASLDYLGLGIPREIPTWGNMLNEGSQFMTNAPWIVIYPGLAIVLTVLAVNMLGDVLRDNADPKFRDLMKEG from the coding sequence ATGCTTAAAATATTAAAGAAGCGCAAAATTACATTGGGTGCACTGATATTTCTTCTCATAATTTTGGTATGCGCCCTGTTTGCCGGTATTTTGTCCCCATATGATCCAAACACACAGGAAATATCGGCAAGACTTACTTTTTTCAGGAGTGATCATCTGCTCGGCACCGATAATTTTGGAAGGGATATTCTGTCAAGAATTATTTATGGAAGTCAAATGAGTCTTTTGGGTGCATTGGGGATTGTGATTTTTTCTATGTCCTTAGGCTGCCTTCTCGGGTTGATTGCAGGATATATCCGTTCCATGGAAGCTGTTATTATGCGGCTTGTGGATTCGATGATGGTGTTCCCACCGATTCTTCTTGCGATGCTTTTCATTACAATCCTGGGTTCTGGTGTCATGAACGTCATCATTGCCGTTGGAATCTACTATACGACCCGAATGGCCCGTGTGATTTATGGATTGACCCTGAAACTGAAGGCGGAGGTTTATATTACGGCCTGCCGGTCTCAGGGAGCGGGGACAATACGGATTTTATGCCGCCATATTCTTCCGAACCTGATTTCTCCAATCATTGTCCAGGCGACGTTTACATTTTCTGGGGCCTTACTCCAGCTTGCATCCTTGGATTACCTGGGACTTGGAATTCCGAGAGAGATCCCGACATGGGGAAATATGCTGAATGAAGGAAGCCAATTTATGACGAACGCACCGTGGATCGTTATCTACCCAGGGCTTGCCATTGTGCTCACTGTACTGGCAGTCAATATGCTCGGTGATGTGCTGCGTGACAACGCGGATCCCAAATTCCGGGATTTGATGAAGGAGGGCTGA
- a CDS encoding nucleotidyltransferase domain-containing protein, translating into MELRTEEWMKVYHKLAEQLKMIYQDHLKAVILYGSAARGTATEDSDIDIMVLVDLSPDRLKDYEEKLCEVSTDFALEYFKVFSIVDISYQEYEEWKHILPFYQNVSREGVTLYAA; encoded by the coding sequence ATGGAACTCAGGACAGAAGAATGGATGAAGGTATATCATAAACTGGCAGAACAGCTGAAGATGATTTATCAGGATCATTTAAAAGCGGTGATTCTCTATGGATCCGCAGCAAGAGGCACAGCCACAGAAGATTCCGACATTGATATTATGGTTTTGGTAGATTTATCTCCGGACAGGCTGAAAGATTACGAAGAAAAGTTATGTGAAGTTTCAACGGATTTTGCACTTGAATATTTTAAAGTTTTTTCGATTGTTGATATCAGCTATCAGGAATATGAGGAATGGAAGCATATTCTGCCGTTTTATCAGAATGTATCCAGAGAAGGAGTAACATTGTATGCAGCATAA